In one Natronosalvus amylolyticus genomic region, the following are encoded:
- the cobT gene encoding nicotinate mononucleotide-dependent phosphoribosyltransferase CobT, whose amino-acid sequence MRVILAAGATETGLIDGISAAGASPALLGHTPSADAEILVYGQPTAAPVTPVSPTGCPTPAAITRAVREVLGFDVTVLDAGLAEPTAAPTVDLEADPGTDIRERIAVPDATDLYERAYAFGQDLPDERVLIGETIPGGTTTALGVMRALGEPLEVSSSLPENPLERKRTVVNEGLTASGLAPGDCAGSPLEAIRAMGDPVQAAVAGVAAGALERGVRVTLAGGTQLVAVAAAVRHAGIDGPLELATTSFVTADPAVDLESASENLDLIVTVTDPEFERSGHVSMARYCAGEAKEGVAMGGALSLVPAGEMATVRGRIETVCTRLGIEDERERSGSSLENETETTAATVDDARSRANSNHPEDHASR is encoded by the coding sequence ATGCGAGTAATTCTCGCCGCCGGCGCGACCGAAACCGGGTTGATCGACGGCATCAGTGCGGCCGGGGCGTCCCCAGCATTGCTCGGGCACACGCCCTCGGCCGACGCCGAAATTCTCGTCTACGGGCAGCCGACCGCCGCCCCCGTAACGCCCGTCAGCCCCACGGGCTGTCCGACGCCCGCGGCGATCACCCGTGCCGTCAGAGAGGTGCTGGGATTCGACGTGACCGTCCTCGACGCCGGACTGGCCGAACCGACCGCCGCGCCGACCGTCGACCTCGAGGCAGATCCCGGTACGGATATCCGCGAGCGCATTGCGGTCCCGGACGCCACCGACCTGTACGAACGAGCCTACGCCTTCGGTCAGGACCTGCCGGACGAACGCGTCCTGATCGGCGAAACGATTCCCGGCGGGACGACGACCGCGCTTGGCGTCATGCGAGCACTCGGCGAACCGCTCGAGGTCTCTTCATCGCTCCCCGAAAACCCGCTCGAGCGAAAACGGACGGTCGTCAACGAGGGACTCACCGCAAGCGGGCTCGCACCCGGCGACTGTGCCGGCTCTCCACTCGAGGCGATACGGGCGATGGGCGACCCCGTCCAGGCGGCCGTCGCCGGCGTGGCCGCCGGTGCGCTCGAGCGCGGCGTCCGTGTCACACTTGCTGGCGGCACCCAGCTGGTAGCCGTCGCCGCAGCGGTTCGACACGCCGGAATCGACGGCCCGCTCGAACTGGCGACCACGTCGTTCGTCACCGCCGACCCGGCCGTCGACCTCGAGAGCGCGAGTGAGAACCTGGACCTGATAGTGACCGTTACCGACCCCGAATTCGAGCGAAGTGGCCACGTCTCGATGGCACGGTACTGTGCCGGCGAGGCCAAAGAGGGCGTTGCCATGGGCGGCGCCCTCTCGCTCGTACCGGCCGGCGAGATGGCGACGGTTCGAGGGCGAATAGAAACCGTCTGTACCCGCCTCGGTATCGAAGACGAGAGGGAGCGTTCGGGCTCGAGTCTCGAGAACGAAACCGAAACGACGGCCGCGACCGTCGACGACGCGAGGTCGAGAGCGAATTCGAACCACCCGGAGGACCATGCATCCCGATAG
- a CDS encoding NTP transferase domain-containing protein yields MCGGEGSRLEAHLEKPLFEVGGQPMIDRVLDALETDTLETVFAAVSPNAPETRRHLERVADSHELPDSLEIVDTPGYGYVTDLQSVLERPGVSTPILTVTADLPLLEPPVVERTVGRYRAAVAGNTAKSDSSETPSMTVCVPVSVKRRLGFSVETVAHGQPHLAPTGVNVVGSEHRTMTHTSYDLRLASNVNRRTDARATERLRSALEENECE; encoded by the coding sequence ATGTGTGGCGGCGAGGGAAGCCGACTCGAGGCCCACCTCGAGAAGCCACTGTTCGAAGTCGGCGGCCAGCCCATGATAGACCGGGTGCTGGACGCACTCGAGACCGACACACTCGAGACGGTGTTCGCCGCCGTCTCACCCAACGCTCCCGAAACCCGACGCCACCTCGAGCGCGTGGCCGACAGCCACGAGTTACCCGACTCTCTCGAGATCGTCGACACGCCCGGTTACGGCTACGTCACCGACCTCCAGTCCGTCCTCGAGCGACCGGGCGTATCGACACCGATCCTGACGGTGACGGCCGATTTGCCGTTGCTCGAGCCACCCGTCGTCGAACGAACCGTCGGTAGGTATCGGGCTGCAGTCGCCGGAAACACGGCGAAATCAGATTCGTCCGAAACGCCGTCGATGACCGTCTGTGTCCCCGTCAGCGTGAAACGGCGACTCGGCTTTTCCGTCGAGACGGTCGCACACGGCCAGCCACACCTCGCGCCGACCGGGGTCAACGTCGTCGGCAGCGAACACCGAACGATGACACACACCAGCTACGACCTACGACTCGCCAGTAACGTCAACAGACGAACGGACGCTCGAGCGACCGAACGGTTGCGTTCGGCACTGGAGGAAAACGAATGCGAGTAA